Proteins co-encoded in one Kocuria flava genomic window:
- a CDS encoding FAD-binding oxidoreductase, with translation MAHVKHMKWWGWGEEDVHFEYANKPAFAPFVKKALGVDLRPRERDTIPFSTVTVPGSRAGAEVLEALRAVSGAEHMSVDDELRVVHWAGKSVTELLLTRAGEFARVPDVVVYPADEQEVAAVLAVAVERDLVVIPFGGGTSISRSLQPSPHEERTIVSLDLGRMNQVLAVDETAGLATIQAGVLGPDMEAQLNARGWTLGHFPDSFTHSTLGGWAATRSSGMQSDKYGDIADIVRGMRVVRPGGTVVLRPLPSTSTGPSLREMFLGSEGRLGVITELDVQVHRVAEHREVIAYMFPTWQRALSAMHAIARSGVPTTFARVSDAHETAFSLSTQKAPTGLKKKLTAKGQDLLWEVMRRRGWDTDAMCIGYVCFEGAKAEVERHKKAVAGLVKHEGALVLGSGPGALYDQKKFDTPYLRDFLLEQNTIGDVSETAAPWSKLATVHQAVYEAAERAFRSQGKQGWIMSHMSHSYHSGACLYFTFGYGIGEDPHAEYAVIKGAVQQAFVDAGGTLSHHHGVGTEHSPWMAQDVSPEGVQLLRDLFAVADPGANLNPGKIVD, from the coding sequence ATGGCACACGTGAAGCACATGAAGTGGTGGGGGTGGGGCGAGGAGGACGTGCACTTCGAGTACGCCAACAAGCCCGCCTTCGCCCCATTCGTCAAGAAGGCACTGGGCGTCGACCTGCGCCCCCGGGAGCGGGACACCATCCCCTTCTCGACCGTCACCGTCCCCGGGTCCCGTGCGGGGGCCGAGGTGCTCGAGGCGCTGCGGGCCGTCAGCGGGGCGGAGCACATGAGCGTCGACGACGAGCTGCGCGTCGTGCACTGGGCCGGCAAGTCCGTCACAGAGCTCCTGCTGACCCGGGCCGGAGAGTTCGCGCGCGTGCCCGACGTCGTCGTCTACCCGGCCGACGAGCAGGAGGTCGCGGCCGTCCTGGCCGTCGCCGTGGAGCGCGACCTCGTGGTCATCCCCTTCGGCGGCGGCACCAGCATCTCCCGCAGCCTCCAGCCCTCCCCCCACGAAGAACGAACGATCGTCTCACTGGACCTCGGCCGCATGAACCAGGTGCTGGCGGTCGACGAGACCGCGGGCCTGGCCACGATCCAGGCCGGCGTGCTGGGCCCCGACATGGAGGCGCAGCTCAACGCCCGCGGCTGGACCCTCGGGCACTTCCCCGACTCCTTCACCCACTCGACGCTCGGCGGCTGGGCCGCGACGCGCTCCTCGGGGATGCAGTCGGACAAGTACGGCGACATCGCCGACATCGTCCGCGGCATGCGCGTCGTGCGCCCCGGCGGCACCGTGGTGCTGCGCCCGCTGCCCTCGACCTCGACCGGACCCAGCCTGCGCGAGATGTTCCTCGGCTCGGAGGGCCGGCTCGGGGTGATCACCGAGCTCGACGTGCAGGTGCACCGCGTCGCCGAGCACCGCGAGGTCATCGCCTACATGTTCCCCACGTGGCAGCGCGCCCTGTCCGCGATGCACGCGATCGCCCGCTCCGGCGTGCCGACCACGTTCGCCCGCGTCTCCGACGCGCACGAGACGGCGTTCTCGCTGTCCACGCAGAAGGCGCCCACCGGGCTGAAGAAGAAGCTCACCGCCAAGGGCCAGGACCTGCTGTGGGAGGTCATGCGCCGCCGGGGCTGGGACACCGACGCCATGTGCATCGGCTACGTCTGCTTCGAGGGGGCCAAGGCGGAGGTCGAGCGGCACAAGAAGGCGGTCGCCGGTCTCGTGAAGCACGAGGGCGCCCTGGTGCTGGGCTCGGGTCCCGGCGCGCTCTACGACCAGAAGAAGTTCGACACCCCGTACCTGCGCGACTTCCTGCTCGAGCAGAACACCATCGGCGACGTCTCCGAGACGGCCGCGCCGTGGTCCAAGCTCGCCACCGTGCACCAGGCGGTCTACGAGGCCGCGGAGAGGGCGTTCCGTTCGCAGGGCAAGCAGGGGTGGATCATGTCCCACATGTCGCACTCCTACCACTCCGGGGCCTGCCTGTACTTCACCTTCGGCTACGGGATCGGCGAGGACCCGCACGCGGAGTACGCCGTGATCAAGGGCGCCGTCCAGCAGGCCTTCGTCGACGCCGGCGGCACCCTGTCCCACCACCACGGTGTCGGCACGGAGCACAGCCCGTGGATGGCGCAGGACGTCTCCCCCGAGGGCGTGCAGCTGCTCCGGGACCTGTTCGCGGTGGCCGACCCCGGCGCGAACCTGAACCCGGGCAAGATCGTCGACTGA
- the treS gene encoding maltose alpha-D-glucosyltransferase has translation MSTSPFSLNAPGISHDPDWFRKAVFYEVLVRAFSDANGDGSGDFSGLIEKLDYLQWLGIDCLWIPPFYESPLRDGGYDISDYYSVLDEFGTISDFKRLVAEAHARGLRVITDLPLNHTSDQHPWFQASREDPEGPYGDFYVWSDTDEKYQDARIIFVDTEESNWTFDPIRRQFFWHRFFSHQPDLNFENPAVVEAVFDVVKFWLDMGIDGFRADAIPYLIEEEGTNCENLPGTHDFLVKLRAMVDAEYPGRVIIAEANQMPHEVVEYYGTEDAPECHMCFHFPIMPRIFYALRDQKATPIIETMRETPDIPRGTQWGTFLRNHDELTLEMVTTEERQAMLGWYAPDSRMRANVGIRRRLAPLLDNSRAELELIHALLLSLPGSPFLYYGDEIGMGDNIWLDDRDASRTPMQWTPDRNAGFSKADPGKLYLPVVQSLVYHYNQVNVEAQLASSSSLLHWMRQMLAVRKAHPAFGTGSYVEVETDHDSVLAFLRVLPDDETEDGRGETLLCLFNLAHTPACARVRLPRFAGRGLRELFGGDLFGEVDEAGEYRITLGSQDFFWLRMRAAPRDDGTHPQTTALPIITTTPSA, from the coding sequence ATGAGCACCTCGCCGTTCTCGCTCAACGCCCCCGGCATCTCGCACGACCCCGACTGGTTCCGCAAGGCGGTGTTCTACGAGGTGCTCGTCCGGGCGTTCTCCGACGCCAACGGCGACGGCTCCGGGGACTTCTCCGGGCTGATCGAAAAGCTCGACTACCTGCAGTGGTTGGGCATCGACTGCCTGTGGATCCCGCCCTTCTACGAGTCGCCCCTGCGCGACGGCGGCTACGACATCTCGGACTACTACTCCGTCCTCGACGAGTTCGGCACGATCAGCGACTTCAAGCGGCTCGTGGCGGAGGCCCACGCCCGCGGCCTGCGCGTGATCACGGACCTGCCCCTGAACCACACCAGCGACCAGCACCCGTGGTTCCAGGCCTCGCGGGAGGACCCCGAGGGCCCGTACGGGGACTTCTACGTGTGGTCGGACACCGACGAGAAGTACCAGGACGCCCGGATCATCTTCGTGGACACCGAGGAGTCGAACTGGACCTTCGACCCGATCCGCCGGCAGTTCTTCTGGCACCGCTTCTTCTCCCACCAGCCCGACCTCAACTTCGAGAACCCGGCCGTGGTCGAGGCCGTGTTCGACGTCGTGAAGTTCTGGCTGGACATGGGCATCGACGGCTTCCGGGCCGACGCCATCCCCTACCTGATCGAGGAGGAGGGCACCAACTGCGAGAACCTTCCCGGCACCCACGACTTCCTCGTGAAGCTGCGGGCCATGGTGGACGCGGAGTACCCGGGGCGGGTCATCATCGCCGAGGCCAACCAGATGCCCCACGAGGTCGTGGAGTACTACGGCACCGAGGACGCCCCCGAGTGCCACATGTGTTTCCACTTCCCGATCATGCCCCGGATCTTCTACGCGCTGCGGGACCAGAAGGCGACCCCGATCATCGAGACGATGCGCGAGACCCCCGACATCCCGCGCGGCACCCAGTGGGGCACGTTCCTGCGCAACCACGACGAGCTGACCCTGGAGATGGTCACCACCGAGGAGCGCCAGGCGATGCTCGGCTGGTACGCCCCCGACTCCCGCATGCGCGCCAACGTGGGCATCCGCCGCCGGCTGGCCCCGCTGCTGGACAACTCGCGGGCCGAGCTCGAGCTGATCCACGCGCTGCTGCTGTCCCTGCCGGGCAGCCCGTTCCTGTACTACGGGGACGAGATCGGGATGGGCGACAACATCTGGCTCGACGACCGCGACGCCTCCCGCACGCCCATGCAGTGGACCCCGGACCGCAACGCGGGGTTCTCCAAGGCGGACCCGGGCAAGCTCTACCTGCCGGTCGTCCAGTCGCTCGTCTACCACTACAACCAGGTCAACGTGGAGGCGCAGCTGGCGTCGTCGTCGTCCCTGCTGCACTGGATGCGCCAGATGCTCGCGGTGCGCAAGGCGCACCCGGCCTTCGGCACGGGCTCCTACGTGGAGGTGGAGACCGACCACGACTCCGTGCTCGCGTTCCTGCGGGTGCTGCCCGACGACGAGACCGAGGACGGCCGCGGGGAGACCCTGCTGTGCCTGTTCAACCTGGCCCACACCCCGGCGTGCGCCCGCGTGCGCCTGCCCCGGTTCGCGGGCCGGGGGCTGCGGGAGCTCTTCGGCGGGGACCTCTTCGGCGAGGTGGACGAGGCCGGGGAGTACCGCATCACCCTGGGCAGCCAGGACTTCTTCTGGCTGCGGATGCGGGCCGCCCCGCGCGACGACGGCACCCACCCGCAGACCACCGCGCTGCCCATCATCACCACGACTCCCAGCGCCTGA
- the glgB gene encoding 1,4-alpha-glucan branching protein GlgB codes for MSDQHTDELLDLLRRWLPRQRWFPFAEAQDAALRVVAQLRLPGAPEGAEARILLVAAAHGERTELLQVPLTFRHEPLPGADRFLVGELTAAHDEEAGGPADATAAAGGLRALRERAARAGRAVAERTGLPVPGAEEAPAGPWVHDGVGDPAFVGPALELLRHGGQAGGGPLGPTVTGAHGGAVRVGWPVEDAGQVRVIASEQSNSSVILTPPAGAADAVPVIVKFFRVVGEGANPDVEVGRELTELGCPAVPRTVGWLDARWRSGIAAHEGQLAVATEFLAGSADAWAQAVAAAERGEDFTEEADRLGRATARVHHDLARAFGSEAPDDDERARLLGGLADRIRWARAETGTLFQDRAAELDAVLAELDRAQDLPELQRIHGDYHLGQVLRSAEGEFKILDFEGEPLRPIEERTRPDVPLRDVVGMLRSFDYAAAFAARAGARDAEAWGREVAEAFRAGYERVAGRRVDTGSPLFLALWLDKALYEVVYEQRNRPDWVEVPAAAVRRSLNGLRSRSVSPEHAAAPAAPDDDSSRTGGRAPRPGAETEDAVTASSPKDRSAAATGGTGATPAAGPAGPVPVPEHVLAAVSEGRHHDPHSVLGAHPNPDGTVTVRTLRRFATRVAVVTEDGSHELEHEWGGIFTGVVPAREPGRIPDYRLDVTYRDLEPQRSDDPYRFAPTLGELDLHLIGEGRHETLWTVLGAHVRAYPSVLGDVTGVSFAVWAPNAQAVRVIGDFNGWDGTEHAMRSLGSSGVWEIFVPGIGSGATYKFRILGRDGGWREKADPMAFGTEVPPSTASRVFASDYEFQDDEWMARRAASDPHNAPMSVYELHIGSWRMGLGYKELAKELVEYLTWQGFTHVEFMPVAEHPFGGSWGYQVTSYYAPSSRFGSPDEFRYLVDQLHQAGIGVIVDWVPGHFPKDEWALARFDGEPLYEHADPRRGEHKDWGTLIPDYGRNEVRNFLVANASYWLEEFHVDGLRVDAVASMLYLDYSRNEGEWEPNVFGGRENLEAIAFLKEANATAYRRTPGIVMIAEESTSYPGVTRPTDADGLGFGLKWNMGWMHDTLEYMAEDPVNRHYHHNKLTFSMVYAFSENFMLPISHDEVVYGKGSLLRKMPGDRWQQLANVRAYLAYMWAHPGKQLIFMGTEYAQESEWSQEHGLDWWLSETPPHKGVQELVRSLNGLYRATPALYERDNDPAGFEWIDAGDAGRNTLSFTRWDEQGNPLVCVANFAGNPHEGFRLGLPWAGEWTEVLNTDAEHFGGSGVGNLGKVVAEEGAHNGKPASAVLTVPPLAVLYLKPAGA; via the coding sequence ATGAGCGACCAGCACACCGACGAGCTCCTCGACCTCCTGCGCCGCTGGCTGCCACGGCAGCGGTGGTTCCCCTTCGCCGAGGCCCAGGACGCCGCCCTGCGGGTCGTCGCCCAGCTGCGCCTGCCCGGAGCCCCGGAGGGGGCCGAGGCACGGATCCTGCTGGTGGCCGCGGCGCACGGGGAGCGCACCGAGCTGCTCCAGGTGCCCCTGACCTTCCGGCACGAGCCGCTGCCGGGCGCCGACCGGTTCCTGGTCGGCGAGCTGACGGCGGCGCACGACGAGGAGGCCGGCGGGCCCGCCGACGCGACGGCGGCCGCAGGCGGCCTGCGGGCGCTGCGCGAGCGGGCCGCCCGTGCCGGCCGGGCGGTGGCCGAGCGCACGGGGCTGCCCGTGCCCGGGGCCGAGGAGGCGCCCGCCGGGCCGTGGGTGCACGACGGCGTCGGGGACCCTGCGTTCGTGGGCCCGGCCCTGGAGCTGCTGCGCCACGGGGGTCAGGCCGGCGGGGGACCGCTGGGCCCGACGGTCACCGGGGCGCACGGCGGGGCCGTGCGCGTGGGCTGGCCGGTCGAGGACGCCGGGCAGGTCCGGGTGATCGCGAGCGAGCAGTCGAACTCCTCGGTGATCCTCACCCCGCCGGCGGGCGCGGCCGACGCCGTGCCCGTCATCGTGAAGTTCTTCCGCGTGGTGGGGGAGGGGGCCAACCCCGACGTCGAGGTCGGCCGGGAGCTCACCGAGCTCGGCTGTCCCGCGGTCCCGCGCACCGTCGGCTGGCTCGACGCCCGCTGGCGCTCCGGGATCGCCGCGCACGAGGGCCAGCTCGCGGTCGCCACGGAGTTCCTGGCCGGCTCCGCCGACGCGTGGGCGCAGGCGGTGGCCGCCGCGGAGCGAGGGGAGGACTTCACCGAGGAGGCCGACCGGCTCGGGCGCGCCACCGCCCGCGTCCACCACGACCTCGCGCGCGCCTTCGGCTCCGAGGCCCCCGACGACGACGAGCGCGCCCGGCTGCTGGGCGGGCTGGCCGACCGGATCCGCTGGGCCCGGGCCGAGACCGGCACGCTGTTCCAGGACCGTGCCGCCGAGCTCGACGCCGTGCTCGCCGAGCTCGACCGGGCCCAGGACCTGCCGGAGCTGCAGCGCATCCACGGGGACTACCACCTGGGCCAGGTCCTGCGCAGCGCCGAGGGCGAGTTCAAGATCCTCGACTTCGAGGGCGAGCCGCTGCGCCCGATCGAGGAGCGCACGCGCCCCGACGTGCCCCTGCGCGACGTCGTGGGCATGCTGCGCTCCTTCGACTACGCGGCCGCGTTCGCCGCGCGCGCCGGCGCCCGGGACGCCGAGGCGTGGGGACGGGAGGTCGCGGAGGCCTTCCGGGCCGGCTACGAGCGGGTCGCCGGCCGCCGCGTGGACACCGGCTCGCCGCTGTTCCTGGCCCTGTGGCTGGACAAGGCCCTCTACGAGGTCGTCTACGAGCAGCGCAACCGTCCCGACTGGGTGGAGGTCCCCGCCGCGGCGGTGCGTCGTTCACTGAACGGGCTCCGGTCGCGTAGCGTGAGCCCTGAGCACGCGGCCGCTCCGGCGGCCCCCGACGACGACAGCTCCCGGACCGGTGGCCGAGCGCCGCGGCCGGGAGCGGAAACCGAGGACGCAGTGACCGCCAGCAGCCCGAAGGACCGCTCCGCCGCCGCGACCGGAGGCACGGGGGCGACCCCCGCCGCGGGGCCCGCCGGACCGGTGCCCGTGCCCGAGCACGTGCTGGCCGCCGTCTCCGAGGGACGCCACCACGACCCCCACTCCGTGCTCGGCGCCCACCCCAACCCGGACGGCACCGTCACGGTGCGCACCCTCCGCCGGTTCGCGACCCGCGTGGCCGTGGTCACCGAGGACGGCAGCCACGAGCTCGAGCACGAGTGGGGCGGGATCTTCACCGGGGTCGTGCCCGCGCGCGAGCCCGGCCGCATTCCCGACTACCGCCTCGACGTCACCTACCGGGACCTCGAGCCGCAGCGCTCCGACGACCCCTACCGCTTCGCGCCCACCCTCGGCGAGCTCGACCTGCACCTGATCGGGGAGGGCCGCCACGAGACGCTGTGGACCGTGCTCGGCGCCCACGTCCGGGCCTACCCCTCGGTGCTGGGCGACGTCACGGGCGTGAGCTTCGCCGTGTGGGCCCCCAACGCCCAGGCCGTGCGGGTGATCGGCGACTTCAACGGCTGGGACGGGACCGAGCACGCGATGCGCTCCCTCGGCTCCTCGGGGGTGTGGGAGATCTTCGTGCCCGGCATCGGCTCGGGCGCCACCTACAAGTTCCGCATCCTGGGCCGGGACGGCGGCTGGCGGGAGAAGGCCGACCCGATGGCCTTCGGCACCGAGGTCCCGCCCTCGACGGCCTCCCGCGTCTTCGCGTCGGACTACGAGTTCCAGGACGACGAGTGGATGGCCCGCCGCGCCGCGTCGGACCCCCACAACGCCCCCATGAGCGTCTACGAGCTGCACATCGGCTCGTGGCGGATGGGCCTGGGCTACAAGGAGCTGGCCAAGGAGCTCGTCGAGTACCTCACCTGGCAGGGCTTCACCCACGTGGAGTTCATGCCGGTGGCCGAGCACCCCTTCGGCGGCTCGTGGGGCTACCAGGTGACCTCGTACTACGCCCCGTCCTCCCGCTTCGGCAGCCCGGACGAGTTCCGCTACCTCGTCGACCAGCTCCACCAGGCCGGCATCGGCGTGATCGTGGACTGGGTCCCGGGGCACTTCCCGAAGGACGAGTGGGCCCTCGCCCGCTTCGACGGCGAGCCGCTCTACGAGCACGCCGACCCCCGCCGGGGCGAGCACAAGGACTGGGGCACCCTCATCCCCGACTACGGGCGCAACGAGGTCCGCAACTTCCTCGTGGCCAACGCCTCCTACTGGCTCGAGGAGTTCCACGTCGACGGGCTGCGCGTGGACGCCGTCGCCTCGATGCTCTACCTCGACTACTCCCGCAACGAGGGCGAGTGGGAGCCCAACGTCTTCGGCGGGCGCGAGAACCTCGAGGCCATCGCCTTCCTCAAGGAGGCGAACGCCACCGCGTACCGGCGCACCCCGGGCATCGTCATGATCGCCGAGGAGTCGACCTCCTACCCCGGCGTCACCCGTCCCACGGACGCGGACGGCCTCGGCTTCGGGCTCAAGTGGAACATGGGCTGGATGCACGACACCCTCGAGTACATGGCCGAGGACCCGGTCAACCGGCACTACCACCACAACAAGCTCACGTTCTCGATGGTCTACGCCTTCTCGGAGAACTTCATGCTGCCGATCTCCCACGACGAGGTCGTCTACGGCAAGGGCTCGCTGCTGCGCAAGATGCCCGGCGACCGGTGGCAGCAGCTCGCGAACGTGCGCGCCTACCTCGCCTACATGTGGGCCCACCCCGGCAAGCAGCTGATCTTCATGGGCACCGAGTACGCCCAGGAGTCGGAGTGGTCCCAGGAGCACGGCCTGGACTGGTGGCTGTCCGAGACCCCGCCGCACAAGGGCGTCCAGGAGCTGGTCCGGTCCCTCAACGGTCTCTACCGTGCGACCCCCGCGCTCTACGAGCGGGACAACGACCCCGCCGGCTTCGAGTGGATCGACGCCGGGGACGCCGGGCGCAACACGCTGTCCTTCACCCGGTGGGACGAGCAGGGCAACCCGCTGGTGTGCGTGGCCAACTTCGCCGGCAACCCGCACGAGGGCTTCCGCCTCGGCCTGCCGTGGGCGGGGGAGTGGACCGAGGTCCTCAACACCGACGCCGAGCACTTCGGCGGCTCCGGCGTCGGCAACCTCGGCAAGGTCGTCGCCGAGGAGGGGGCGCACAACGGCAAGCCCGCCTCCGCCGTGCTGACCGTCCCGCCGCTGGCGGTGCTCTACCTCAAGCCCGCCGGCGCCTGA